ATGGGTGCAGGTCAAGGTATTCTTGCCCAAGATATCTTAAAATATCTTCAGAAAATCTATCCTGATTTTTTCGCTGCATTAAAATACTCAATTGTCGAAAAATCGCCCACCCTTAGAAGCATTCAACAGCAACGTTTACAAGAATTTGCTGTGAATTGGTACAACCTTGAAGAAATTTCTCCTAACTCCGTCACTGGTTGTTTTTTCTCCAATGAACTAGTCGATGCATTCCCCGTTCATCAATTCACTGTTGTCAACGGAGAACTACAAGAAATCTACGTCACCGTATCCTCTGATTCTCTACAAGAAATCACTGATAAACCCTCCACTCCAAAACTTTTAGAATACCTCCAAATGCTAGGGATAGAGATAAATTCCTATGCAGATGGATATCGTAGCGAGATTAATTTATCAGCTTTAGATTGGCTAGGTATAGTAGCCAACCGCTTGCATAGGGGATATGTGTTAACAATAGATTATGGCTATTCAGCAAGTCGGTACTACAACCCTAGACGCAATCAGGGAACTCTGCAATGTTACTGGCAGCATCAACGCCATAATAACCCCTACATTCATATTGGGCATCAAGATATCACAACCCATGTAGATTTTACCGCCCTGGAAAGATGGGGAGAGCAGTGCGGTCTTGATAAAGTGGGTTTTGTTCCCCAAGAGATATTCTTGATGGCATTAGGTTTAGGAGAGAGAATCGCATCCCTATCCCAGCAAAAGCTCCCCATTGTGGAGTTGTTGCAACGTCGTGACTGTCTCCACCAACTAATAGATCCCATGGGAGTAGGAGGTTTTGGTGTTTTAGCACAGAGTAAAGGGCTAAATCCTCAGGAAACATCCCAGCCCCTGAAGGGTTTTAATATTCCAGAATTAGCTTAATTCCATGAGGAATTGGGGGAATAGGAATAGAAAAATGAGGTTTCTGGGAGAGGAAAAATTAAGACTATGTATATTTATTGGCAATGATAAATCAGATACGACTACATTAGTACTTGGTTAGTGGTAATAGATAGGTAATTGTCTTGGTAATTGATATCAGCAATATCCGTATATTTAATTACCCATCAGCCTCTAGCAAAAATCAACTCTTGCTAATTGCTAGAAAGGTAAAAAATAGGAATTCCAGGGATTTTATCTCTAGAAGTCTGATTTAAACCTTGAGCAAAGTCGTTAATTCTTAATAGTTAATAAAAACTATGAACACCCACGATTTATTCATGCTAATTGTGCTTTTAAGCCCTGGTATTCTTCTATCTGTGATGATTATGGTGACATTTGCTGCTGGCGGTTAGGGTTCGTTGAAATTTTTAGATGGCATTTTGGGAAGAATAATCATCTAAAGGTGTTTAATTTAACACTTATCAAAGCCTGAATCTGAAATAATTTTCATGCATTTATCGGTGTAAATTTATCATCTGAGTTTGATATTTTCCCAATTTCCATCGATAATTTTATGACTAGCTGAGAATACCTATTTGCGAATAGTTAAGATTTTTTTTATTATTTAGCTAGTAGCTCTGAGCTATTTAACAGATAAAACTCCTTACTTTAGGAAACCTAAACAATGAAAGTAGCATTTTTGGGGACAGGATTAATGGGATTACCCATGGCACAAAGGTTATTAGGGGCAAATATTCCGTTAATTGCTTATAACCGTACCCCAGAAAAGCTAGAACCTCTGAAAGCTGCTGGTGCAGAAATTGCCAT
The Calothrix sp. 336/3 DNA segment above includes these coding regions:
- a CDS encoding class I SAM-dependent methyltransferase yields the protein MDSQLIEIIRQAIAASAERSSIAASAERSSIATHAQHRLTFAEYMEIALYHPEYGYYSTQAANLGKKGDFFTSVHLGADFGEMLAEQFQQMWLILGKPQEFQLVEMGAGQGILAQDILKYLQKIYPDFFAALKYSIVEKSPTLRSIQQQRLQEFAVNWYNLEEISPNSVTGCFFSNELVDAFPVHQFTVVNGELQEIYVTVSSDSLQEITDKPSTPKLLEYLQMLGIEINSYADGYRSEINLSALDWLGIVANRLHRGYVLTIDYGYSASRYYNPRRNQGTLQCYWQHQRHNNPYIHIGHQDITTHVDFTALERWGEQCGLDKVGFVPQEIFLMALGLGERIASLSQQKLPIVELLQRRDCLHQLIDPMGVGGFGVLAQSKGLNPQETSQPLKGFNIPELA